From Chryseobacterium sp. IHB B 17019, one genomic window encodes:
- a CDS encoding Lrp/AsnC family transcriptional regulator — protein MAAENYSLDEKDLSILRILQKDAKLSVRDVAAKINLSSTPTHERIKRMEKLGVIKEYTAVVDRKKVNKGMMVVCMIALNVHNKKTAGRFIEEVGKLKEVVEFYNISGDFDFMLKILAPNMDEFHEFFVNKLSEIEGIGQTKSIFVMNSIKESSQIL, from the coding sequence ATGGCAGCAGAAAATTATAGTCTTGACGAAAAAGATCTCTCTATCCTCCGCATTTTACAGAAAGATGCGAAGTTGAGTGTCCGGGATGTTGCAGCAAAAATTAACTTAAGCTCAACTCCAACTCACGAACGAATCAAACGGATGGAAAAATTGGGTGTCATCAAGGAATATACTGCGGTTGTAGACCGGAAAAAGGTGAATAAAGGAATGATGGTGGTCTGTATGATCGCACTGAATGTCCATAATAAAAAAACGGCAGGACGCTTCATTGAAGAAGTCGGAAAGTTGAAAGAAGTGGTAGAATTTTATAATATCAGCGGAGATTTTGACTTTATGCTCAAGATTCTGGCCCCGAATATGGATGAATTTCATGAGTTTTTCGTGAATAAATTATCTGAAATTGAAGGAATTGGGCAGACAAAAAGCATTTTTGTGATGAATAGTATTAAGGAGAGCTCGCAGATTCTTTGA
- a CDS encoding cold-shock protein produces the protein MQQGTVKFFNEAKGFGFISPSDGSKDVFVHSSGLISRSIRENDVVTFEVQKGEKGLNAVNVKLA, from the coding sequence ATGCAACAAGGCACAGTAAAATTTTTCAATGAAGCAAAAGGCTTCGGATTTATTTCTCCTTCAGATGGGAGCAAAGACGTTTTTGTACACTCTTCAGGATTAATTTCAAGATCAATTCGTGAAAACGACGTGGTAACTTTTGAAGTACAAAAAGGAGAAAAAGGTTTAAATGCAGTTAACGTAAAGTTAGCATAA
- a CDS encoding methyltransferase domain-containing protein, translating to MPWNPDIYNQFKNIRFKPFFDIADLIKDEKQMKVVDFGCGTGEQTAILAEKFPLATFLGVDSSAEMLEKSKALENDRLHFRKATTEEILDRDENWDLIFSNAALQWSDDHQNLFPKLISKLKSNGQLAVQMPYQPGNILNKILFEMANEEPFRTHLNGWNRPSAVLTVDEYAQILFYNGIENLDISQKVYPIIAEDHETLFNFISGSALIPYLERLNEEQQNTFTSEFKQRIAKSFPTLPAIYSFKRILLYGRKSNIIN from the coding sequence ATGCCTTGGAATCCTGATATTTATAATCAATTCAAGAATATCCGCTTCAAACCTTTTTTTGATATCGCCGATCTTATTAAAGATGAAAAACAAATGAAAGTGGTTGATTTCGGTTGTGGAACGGGCGAACAGACTGCAATTTTAGCGGAAAAATTCCCGCTGGCTACATTTCTCGGTGTTGATTCTTCTGCTGAAATGCTTGAAAAATCAAAAGCTCTTGAAAATGATCGCCTTCATTTCCGGAAAGCGACTACTGAAGAGATTTTAGACCGCGACGAAAACTGGGATCTTATTTTCAGCAATGCAGCTTTACAATGGTCTGACGATCATCAGAATTTGTTCCCAAAACTGATTTCAAAACTGAAAAGTAATGGTCAGTTGGCGGTACAAATGCCATATCAACCAGGAAATATTCTTAATAAAATCCTTTTTGAAATGGCCAATGAAGAGCCTTTCCGTACACACCTAAACGGTTGGAACCGCCCTTCTGCAGTATTAACCGTTGATGAATATGCGCAAATTCTCTTTTATAACGGTATTGAAAACCTTGATATTTCACAAAAAGTATACCCTATTATCGCGGAAGATCATGAAACTTTATTCAACTTTATTTCAGGATCGGCACTGATTCCGTATCTGGAAAGATTGAATGAGGAGCAGCAAAATACATTTACATCAGAATTCAAACAGCGTATTGCAAAGAGTTTCCCAACGCTTCCTGCTATTTATTCTTTTAAAAGAATTTTGCTTTACGGAAGAAAAAGTAATATTATTAATTAG
- a CDS encoding MFS transporter: protein MERKNLILILASVGTFVEALDIAIINLTIPSIQEQFGIGAETVQWLQTLYVLFFGGFLIIGGKLSDQIGRRKIFLLGSLIFMLTSLGAGLSTSFETLAVFRALQGLGAAFIMPSAMSIVTNTFKEDQERNRAIGIFSSFAAIGSGSGLSLGGIISTYLSWHWVFLINVPVLLITLVFAFQYLPKDETSGKSQKTDVASGILLVLGLLSLTYGTHELIHIKEKTFMVVSSLIVAVLLLSMVFYRLKSVSQPLIDLKLFKHKSLKVSNLTFVALGAFFIGFLFLISLMLQKDMNHSAASAGLMLVPFSVMSALVAKFVLPHISKRLNSSQMGVFGWIFMLSGALILLFSVYFGHSLPLVLLGAACISGIGMTFCFTALSVLGIQDVNASSYGVASSLGSTSYFLGAGIGLSFMTLMSQVFPSTLAVGNLSLIILVGYAVFALGMLVYFILKSIKIKEAEMVVSNN from the coding sequence ATGGAAAGAAAGAATTTAATATTAATTTTAGCATCGGTGGGAACATTTGTGGAGGCTTTGGATATTGCGATTATTAATTTGACGATTCCTTCCATTCAGGAACAATTCGGTATCGGAGCGGAGACGGTTCAGTGGTTGCAGACGTTGTATGTGCTATTTTTTGGTGGTTTTCTGATTATTGGAGGAAAACTTTCAGATCAGATCGGTCGTAGGAAGATTTTTCTTTTAGGATCATTGATTTTTATGCTCACTTCTTTAGGTGCGGGATTGTCAACCAGCTTTGAAACATTGGCTGTTTTCCGGGCTTTACAGGGATTGGGAGCGGCTTTCATCATGCCTTCTGCGATGTCAATTGTGACCAATACTTTTAAAGAAGATCAGGAGAGAAACAGGGCGATCGGGATTTTCAGTTCGTTTGCAGCGATTGGTTCGGGAAGTGGGCTTTCACTGGGCGGAATTATCAGTACATATCTAAGCTGGCATTGGGTTTTTCTTATCAATGTTCCGGTTCTTTTAATTACGTTAGTTTTTGCTTTTCAATATCTTCCGAAGGATGAAACATCAGGAAAATCTCAGAAAACTGACGTTGCTTCGGGAATTTTACTGGTCTTGGGATTGCTTAGCTTGACTTACGGAACACACGAATTGATTCACATTAAGGAAAAAACTTTTATGGTCGTTTCTTCTTTAATTGTAGCTGTTTTGTTACTGTCAATGGTATTTTATCGCTTAAAATCTGTGTCTCAGCCTTTGATTGATTTAAAATTATTTAAACATAAATCGTTGAAGGTTTCCAATCTTACTTTTGTTGCGTTGGGAGCTTTTTTCATCGGATTTTTGTTCCTGATTTCATTGATGCTGCAAAAAGATATGAATCACAGCGCGGCTTCCGCGGGATTGATGTTGGTTCCGTTCAGTGTGATGTCTGCTTTGGTGGCCAAATTTGTTTTACCTCATATCTCTAAAAGATTAAATTCTTCCCAAATGGGAGTTTTCGGGTGGATTTTCATGCTATCAGGAGCTTTAATTTTACTGTTTTCGGTATATTTTGGTCACTCATTACCGTTGGTTTTATTGGGAGCGGCTTGTATTTCAGGGATAGGAATGACCTTTTGTTTTACGGCTTTGTCAGTGTTGGGAATTCAGGATGTGAATGCCTCAAGTTATGGTGTGGCTTCAAGCTTGGGGTCTACCAGTTACTTTTTGGGAGCGGGAATCGGGTTGTCTTTCATGACTTTAATGAGCCAGGTTTTCCCATCAACATTGGCGGTCGGGAATTTAAGTTTAATTATTCTCGTGGGATATGCCGTGTTTGCATTGGGAATGTTAGTGTACTTTATTTTAAAGAGTATTAAAATTAAGGAAGCAGAAATGGTTGTTTCAAATAATTAA